From the Salana multivorans genome, the window GCTCCTGGGAGCGTTCAAGACCAACGCCGAGATCATGCGACGCCCGGTCACCTGGTGGCCGCAGGCGCCGACGATGGACAACTTCCGTGCGTGGTTCGTCGACTTCGACATGTCGCGGTACTTCTTCAACTCGGTCTTCCTCGCACTCGTCGCCGTCGCCACGACGCTCCTGTTCTGCTCGATGGTCGGCTGGGCGCTGGCGAAGCTCGAGTTCCCCGGCAAGCGGGTGCTCATCGGCGTCGTGCTCTCGACCATGTTCGTCCCGGGCATCGTCACCCTCATCCCGACGTTCGTGCTCGTCGCCAACTTCAACATGGTCGGCACCTACTGGGGGATGATCCTTCCCGGCATGGTCGGGGCGTTCGGCGTGTTCCTCATGCGCCAGTTCATGCTCGAGATCCCGGACTCCCTGCTGGACGCGGCCCGGATCGACGGCGCCGGCGAGTTCCGGATCTTCGGCGGCATCGTCATGCCCCTGTGCCGCGCACCCCTGGCCACGCTGGCGATCTTCACCTTCATGGGCTCCTGGAACGGCTTCCTGTGGCCGCTCATCGTGGCCCAGCGCGAGTCGCTCTACACCCTGCCGGTCGCGCTGGCGCTCTACACGAGCCCGACCGGTGACAAGGGCGCGGAGTTCGGTCTCCAGATGGCCGGGTCGGTGCTCATCATCGTCCCGGTGCTCCTCGTGTTCATCGCGATGCAGAAGCACTTCGTCCAGGGCATCGCGATGACCGGGATCAAGTAGACCGCGACGGGTCAGCGCACGACGCGCCGACCCGTCGGCCCGGCCCACGACACGAGAGGACCCACCTCGATGACCCATCCCTACCGCGACGCGCGCCTGCCGGTCGAGGCGCGCGTCGCCGACCTCCTCGGCCGCATGACGCTGCCGGAGAAGGTCGGCCAGATGATGCAGCTCTCGGCGCCGGACGGGATCGACGCCCAGGTGCTCGAGCGGCACGTCGGAGCGATCCTGCACGCCTCGCCCGAGCTGATCGCGCGGGCCCACCGGCTGACCGAGCAGACCCGGCTGCGCATCCCGCTGCTCGTCGGGGAGGACGCGATCCACGGCCACTCGTTCTGCCGCGGCGCCACGATCTTCCCCACCCAGCTCGGGATGGCGGCGACCTGGTCGCCGGCGCTCGTCGAGCGGATGGCGCGCGCGACGGCCCGCGAGGCGGCGGCGACCGGCCTGCACTGGACCTTCTCCCCCGTGCTCTGCCTCGCCCGCGACCTGCGCTGGGGTCGCGTGAACGAGACGTTCGGCGAGGACCCGCACCTCGTCGGGGAGCTCGCCAGCGCGGCCGTCCGCGGCTACCAGGGCGACGGGCTGCACGACCGCACGGCCGTCCTGGCGACGGCCAAGCACTTCGCCGGCTACTCCGAGACGCAGGGTGGGCGGGACGCATCGGAGGCCGACCTGTCCCAGCGCAAGCTCCGGTCCTGGTTCCTGCCGCCGTTCGAGCGGGTGGCGCGCGAGGGCTGCGGCACGTTCATGCTCGGCTACCAGACGATCGACGGCGTGCCCGTCACGCTGAACGACTGGCTGCTCACCGACGTGCTGCGCGGGGAGTGGGACTACCCGGGCATGCTCGTGACGGACTGGGACAACGTCGGGCGGATGGTGTGGGAGCAGGGCCTGCAGCCCGACTACGCGCACGCCTCCGCCGCCGCCGTCAGGGCGGGCAACGACATGATCATGACGACCGAGGAGTTCTTCGACGGCGCGCTGGAGGCGGTCGAGCTGGGACTGCTCACCGAGTCCGACCTCGACGGCGCCGTCGCGCACATCCTCGAGCTGAAGTTCCGCCTCGGTCTCTTCGAGGACCGTCGCGGCCCGGATGACGCGGCCATGGCGTCCGTCGTCGGCTCGCACCAGGACCTCAACCTGGAGATCGCCCGACGCAGCCTCGTGCTGCTGCGCAACCGGGACGTGCTGCCGCTGCCGCGGGACCGCCGGCTGAGCGTCGCCGTCGTCGGCCCGCTGGCGCACGACGCGCAGAACCAGCTCGGCGACTGGGCCGGGTCGTCCGGCCAGGTCGCGGACATGGCGGACGGGCAGCCGCGGGAGATGATCACGACCGTCCTCGACGGGCTGCGCGCCCGCGTGCCGGACGGATGGCGGGTGACGTTCGCGCGCGGGGCGTCGATCACGACGCTGGAGCCCGATCCCGAGGGCCCTCTCCACCCCGACGGGCAGCCGCGCCCCCCGCTGGCCGTGTCGGCCCCCGTCGACCCGGCCGAGCTGGCAGCGGCGGTCGAGGCCGCGGCGGACGCGGACGTCGTGGTCGCCGTCGTCGGGGACCAGATCGAGCTGGTCGGCGAGGGGTGCTCGACCGCGACGCTTGACCTCCTCGGCGGACAGGTCGCGCTCCTGGACGCGCTCGCGGCGACGGGGACGCCCGTCGTCGTCGTCCTGCTCGCGTCCAAGCCGCTCGTGCTCCCGCCGTCGGCGCTGGAGGCGGCCGCGATCGTCTGGGTCGCGAACCCCGGCATGACGGGGGGCCTCGCCCTGGCCGAGCTCCTGCTCGGCGAGATCGAGCCGACGGGGCGCCTGCCGATCTCGTTCGCGCGGCACGTCGGCCAGCAGCCCGTCTACTACAACCAGGTCCGCGGCCAGCACGGCAGCCGGTACGCCGACCTGACCCAGGACCCCGCGTTCGCGTTCGGCGAGGGGCTCTCCTACACGAGCGTCGCGTACTCCGACCTCGTCGTGACCACGCCGGTCGTCACGCCGCAGGAGTCCGTCCGGGCGCGGGTGACGCTGACGAACACGGGCGCGCGCCCCGCGCTCGAGACCGTCCAGGTGTACCTGCGCGACGTCGTGACCTCGGCGTCGTGGGCGGACCGCGAGCTCAAGGCGTTCACCCAGGTCGACGTCGCCCCCGGGGCGAGCGTCGACGTCGACCTCGTGCTCGACGCCCGCGACTGCTCGATCGTGGACGGTCGCGGACGCCGGGTCGTCGAGCCCGGGGAGTTCCACCTCCTCGTGGGGCCGAGCAGCCGGCCGGGCGACCTGCTGAGCTCGACCTTCCACGTCGCGGCGGGCGAGACCTCGTGACCGGCACGACGGCTGCCCGACCGACCGCCGGGCGGAGCGGACCACCGGTCGAGGCGTCGATCGAGGGGCCGTGCGACGGGCCGTGCTTCCCGATCCGGCCGCCGCGGCACACGGCCGAGCCCGCCGGGGAGACGAGCGGCGAGGTGGGCGACGGACCCCTGGGCCGAGCCCTCGGTGCCCTCGGCCGGGGAGCTGGGCTGACGCTGCTCCTCGCGGCCGCGAACGCCCCGCTCGTCCTGTCGACGCTGCTGCTGCGGCCCGAGCCGTCCCTCACCTGGCTGGTCGCTCTCTGCGCGCTCGCGCTCGGGCCCGCCATGAGCGCCGGGCTCTGGACCGTGCGCGAGCACCACCGCTCCCCCGACGTCGGGGTCCTCGACGCGTTCCGTCGCGGCTACCGGCTCGGCTGGCGCGACGCCCTCGTCACCACGGCGCCGGCGTGCCTCGTCGGCTGGCTCCTCGTCACCAGCGTGGCGGGAGGTCCGGCCGCCGGCGTCCCCGACGTCGTGACCGGCGTCGCCCGCGGGGCCGGCGTCCTCCTGCTCGTGCTGACGCTGCACGCGCTGGCGCTGCGGACCTTCTTCCGCCTCCGCCCGGCGGCCGCGTGGGCGCTGGCCGCCCACCAGCTCGTCCGGTCGTGGCGGTCCTCGATCGCCACGCTGGCGCTGGTCGCGGGTGCCGTCGCCGTCGCGACGCTCACGTCCGACGTCCTGCTCACCGCGCTGGGCGGGCTGTGGGCGGCCCTCTGGTATCGCGCGGTCGCGCCGATGCTCCGGACGTCCGGCGCCGCGTTCCTCGCCGACGCCGACGGCGCCGACGGTGTTGACGGCACCGCGGGGACCCGCGGCTGCCGCGTCCACGGCGAGCCCGATGCCGCCCTCGCGCGCGGTGGCCGCCGCGGGACGGCGCGCGGCGCCGCCGACGCGGGTGCGCGCCCGTAGAATCGCCCGGACCCCACGACTCCGCAGGCCCGGCCTGCACCAGCCCGGCAGGACCATGACGGCAACCCACGACGCGCCCGAGATCGACGCGGCGCCCAGCGACCCGACCAGCACCGTCGCCGACCCGCGCGGCATCGACCCGGCGGACATGGCGGTGTTCCTCCGCGTCGCCCAGGAGGTCGCCGCCCTGCCCTCCGACCACCCGGACCAGGTGCTCGCGCGCCGCGCGACCGCCGGGATGTACAAGATCGCCAAGAAGGTCCGCCGGGACGAGCGGCGGCGCGACCTGCTCGACCACGACCGGTCGGTCATCGAGGCGACCGCGACGGGCAGCCCCGGCAGGATCGACGACGAGACCGCCGGGCTCCTGCCCTCCTCCGCGACCGGCGAGGGCCGGGTCGCCGGGACGCTGCGCCGGCCCCAGCCGTGCTACGTCTGCAAGGAGCCGTTCACCCAGGTCGACTGGTTCTACCACCAGCTCTGCCCGGCCTGCGCCGCGCTCAACCACGCGAAGCGGGACGCCCGGACGGACCTGACCGGACGTCGCGCGCTGCTCACAGGCGGCCGGGCGAAGATCGGCATGTACATCGCGCTGCGTCTCCTGCGCGACGGCGCCGACCTCACGATCACGACGCGCTTCCCGCGGGACGCGGCCCGCCGGTTCGCCGCCATGGCGGACTCGGCCGACTGGCTGCACCGGCTGCACATCGTCGGGATCGACCTGCGCGACCCCGCCCAGGTCGTGGCCCTCGCCGACTCCGTCGCCGCCGGCGGCCCGCTCGACATCCTGGTCAACAACGCGGCGCAGACGGTCCGCCGCACGCCCGGCGCCTACTCGGCGCTCGTCGAGGCCGAGTCGATCGACCTGCCGGACGACCCGGACGTCCCGACGATCACGTTCGGCCGGACGAGCGCGGCGCACCCGGCCATGCTGGCCGGCTCCGTCACGGACCTGCCGTCGACGTCGCTCGCACCGGGCGGCGTGGCGCGCGCGGCGCTCGACGCGGCGTCCGCGTCGCTGGAGCGGCACCTCGCGGGGACCGCGATCGACGCCGGCGGCCTGCTGCCCGACGAGGTGGACCACAACTCCTGGGTCGCGACCGTCGAGCAGGTCGACCCGATGGAGCTGCTCGAGGTCCAGCTCTGCAACTCCACGGCGCCGTTCATCCTCCTCTCGCGGCTGCGCCCGGCCCTGGGGTCCACGGCGACGGGGCGCGCCTACGTCGTCAACGTGTCCGCGATGGAGGGTGTCTTCTCGCGCGGCTACAAGGGCCCCGGCCACCCCCACACCAACATGGCGAAGGCCGCGGTCAACATGCTGACCCGGACGAGCGCTGGCGAGCTGGCCGAGCACGGCATCTACATGACGAGCGTCGACACCGGCTGGATCACGGACGAGCGTCCGCACACGACGAAGCTGCGCCTGGCCGAGGAGGGCTTCCACGCCCCGCTCGACCTGGTCGACGGCGCCGCGCGCGTCTACGACCCGATCGTCCGCGGCGAGGCCGGCGAGCTCCTGCACGGCTGCTTCCTCAAGGACTACGCGAAGGCGGACTGGTGAGCCGCACCCCCGCGGCCCGCGCGTGGTGGGCGGCGCCGTGGGGCGGACTGCTGCGGTTCGGCGAGAGCCTCTCGCTCGCCGGCCTGCTCGTCGGCGTCCTCGCCCTCGCCGCCTCGACCCAGCCGTCGCTCGTCCCGCGCGGATGGGTGTTCCAGGGGGTGATCTCGGGACTCTCGCTGCTGGTCGGCTACGTCGCCGGCGTCCTCGCCCGGTGGCTGCTGCGCGTGCTCGGCCTCGCCCGCATCCTCCCGGTCGCCTGGTACCGGCCGGCGCACCGGATCGCGCTCGGCGTCCTGGCGGTCGTCGCCGTCGTCGCGCTCACGGCGGGCGCGGCGGCGCAGCGCCGGCTCACGCTGCTGTGGGGGCTCGAGCCGATCCCGGGCGGTGCGCACGCGCTCGGGGCGTTCCTGCTCGGCCTCGCGCTCGCGGTGCTCCTCCTGCTCGCCGCCCGCGCTCTGCGCGCCGGCGCGGGCGCGCTCGGCCGACTGCTCGGACGGTGGGTCCCCCGTCCCGTGTCCGCGGTCGTGAGCTTCGTCGTCGTCGGCGCACTCGTCGTGACGATCGTCAACGGCCTGTTCCACGAGCTCGTCCTCGGCTCGATCACGCCGGGCTTCCAGGCCCGCGACTCGGACGTCCCGGACGGCTACGCCCCGCCCGCCGCGCCCGAGCGGTCCGGGTCCGCCGCGTCGGCCCAGACGTGGGACACCCTCGGCTACCAGGGCCGCATCTTCGTCGCCGGCGGCCCGAGCACCGAGGAGATCACCGCGGTGACCGGCGAGGCGGCGATGACGCCGATCCGCGTCTACGCGGGGCTCGCGAGCCAGGACGCCGCCGGCGGGGACGTCGATCTCGACGCCCTGGCCGCCGAGGTCGTAGCGGAGCTGGACCGGACGAACGCGTGGGAGCGCAGCGTCGTGGTCGTGACGACCGCGACGGGCACCGGCTGGGTCGACCCCCTGTCGGCCGCCGCGGTGGAGTACGTGACGAACGGCGACGTCGCCACGGCCTCGATGCAGTACTCCTACAACCCGAGCTGGGTGACCCTCGTCCTCGATCTCGACCGGCCGCGGGTCGCCGGCCAGGAGCTGTTCGACGCCGTGAGCGAGCGGTGGCTCGAGCTGCCGGAGGACTCCCGCCCGCTCCTGCTCAGCTCGGGCGTCTCGCTCGGCTCGTTCGGCAGCCAGTCGTCGTTCACGTCGGAGGCGAGCATCGCCGCCCGGTCCGACGGCGCGGTCTGGGCCGGGACGCCCTACTTCACGCAGCTGTGGTCGCGCTTCACCGCCGATCGCGACCCGGGAAGCGTCCAGAAGCACCCGGTGCTCGACGCCGGCGCGAGCGTGCGCTGGGGCACCGAGAGCTCCGGCGACCAGGGGTTCGAGGACCTCGGCCCGGCCGACGGCGCCCGCATCGCCTACCTGCAGCACCCGAGCGACGGCGTCGTGTGGTGGTGGCTGCCGACGTTCTGGTCCAAGGACGACTGGTTCGACGAGCCGCGCCAGGGCGACGTGCTCGACGGGATCCGCTGGTGGCCCGTCATCACCGGGCTCCAGCTCATGGGCGACCAGTTCGCCGCCGGCTCCCCCACCGTCCCGCTCGGCCACGGGCACAACTACGGCGGCGAGTACGTCGACGCGTGGTCCTGGGCGACGGGCCGGTCGCTGTCACAGGAGCAGCTCGCGCCGATCCGCGACGCCGTCGACGCGACACCGCGGGACGGCTGAGGCCGCGAGGAAGGTCTGACACCGCGAGGGTCGGCAGACTGGGGGCATGGACGACCCGACGACGCTCCTGCGCTGGCTCCCGTTCCTGGTCCTCGCCGTGCTGGGGCTCATCGGCGGCATCCTCCTCGTGGCGTTCCGCGCCCGCCCGCAGGCCGGGCTGGGCCCGCTCGGGGCGACCGGTCCGGACGTGGACCCCGCGAGCGAGCCGCCGCACGCCGGCGCGTGGAACGCCTACCTCTACCGCGGGCGGCTCGGCGGCACCATCGGCGGGGCGTCCGGACGGTTCGACGTCGCGGGCGGCGAGCTGCGGTTCACCCCCGACGACCCGGCCGACTCGGCGTGGACGCTGCCGTGCCGGCAGATCGGCGTGTCCACCGGGACGGCGGTGTTCGGACCGCCCGTGACGCTCGTGACGCCGGCCGGCGTGCTGCGCTGCACCGTCAGCCGGGAGCGGATCAACCGGTTCTCCCGCAACACCGCCAAGACGCTGCGCGAGACGGGGTACGGCCGGGAGTTCGCCGACGTCCTGCTGAGGAACGGCGCGCACCCTGCGTCGGCGTGAGCCGCGACGGACAGCCCGCGTGACCTAGGACACCGCCCTAGCACGCACCGGGGATGCCGATCGGGCCCGCGGGCGTGTCATCCTTCCTCCATGCGTATCTGGCCGGGGCACTCCTACCCCTTGGGGGCAACCTACGACGGGAACGGGACGAACTTCGCCCTGTTCTCCTCGATCGCGGAGCGGATCGAGCTCTGCCTCATCGACGACGACGGCGCCGAGGAGCGGGTCGAGGTGACGGAGGTCGACGCCTTCGTCTGGCACGTCTACCTGCCGTCGGTGCAGCCGGGCCAGCGCTACGGGTACCGCGTGCACGGGCCGTACGCGCCCGAGCGCGGCATGTGGTGCAACCCGGCGAAGCTCCTCATCGACCCCTACGCCAAGGCGCTGGACGGTGAGGTCGACGGCGACCCGTCGCTGCTCTCCTACCCCGCCGGCGGCCGACCGGAGGCCGGGGCCGAGCCGACGGACTCCGACTCGCTGGGCCACACGATGTACTCCGTCGTGCACAACCCGTTCTTCGACTGGGGTCACGACCACCCGCCGGCGCACGAGTACCACCGCAGCGTCATCTACGAGGCGCACGTGCGCGGCATGACGATGCTCCACCCGGCCGTCCCCGAGGACCTGCGCGGGACGTACGCCGGGATCGCGCACCCCGCGGTGATCGAGCACCTGCGCAGCCTCGGCGTCACGGCCATCGAGCTCATGCCCGTCCACCAGTTCGTCGACGACTCGACGCTGCGTGAGAAGGGCCTGTCGAACTACTGGGGCTACAACACGATCGGCTTCTTCGCACCGCACAACGCCTACGCGGCGCGCGGCACGCGCGGCCAGCAGGTGCCCGAGTTCAAGGCGATGGTCAAGGCGCTGCACGAGGCCGACATCGAGGTGATCCTCGACGTCGTCTACAACCACACGGCCGAGGGCAACCACATGGGCCCGACGCTCTCGTTCCGCGGGATCGACAACCCGGCCTACTACCGCCTCGTCGACTCCGACCCGATCCACTACTTCGACACGACGGGCACGGGCAACTCGCTGCTCATGCGCTCCCCGCACGTGCTCCAGCTCATCATGGACTCGCTGCGCTACTGGGTGAGCGAGATGCACGTCGACGGCTTCCGGTTCGACCTCGCCGCCACCCTCGCGCGTCAGTTCCACGAGGTCGACCGGCTCTCGGCGTTCTTCGACCTGGTCCAGCAGGACCCGGTCATCTCCCAGGTCAAGCTCATCGCCGAGCCGTGGGACCTCGGCGAGGGGGGCTACCAGGTCGGCGGGTTCCCCCCGCTGTGGACCGAGTGGAACGGCGCGTACCGGGACACGGTCCGGGACTTCTGGCGCGGCGCCCCGCACACGCTCGGCGAGTTCGCGAACCGGCTCGCCGGGTCCTCCGACCTCTACGAGCACACGGGCCGCAAGCCGATCGCGTCGATCAACTTCGTCACGGCCCACGACGGGTTCACGCTGGCCGACCTCGTGTCCTACGACGAGAAGCACAACGAGGCGAACCTCGAGGGCGGCAACGACGGGGAGTCGCACAACCGGTCCTGGAACTCCGGCGCCGAGGGCCCGACCGACGACCCGGCGATCCTCGAGCTGCGCGCCCGGCGCGCGCGCAGCCTGATGGGCACGCTCCTGCTGTCCCAGGGCGTCCCGATGATCGCGCACGGCGACGAGCTCGGTCGCACCCAGCGCGGCAACAACAACGTCTACTGCCAGGACAACGAGCTGTCCTGGATGGACTGGAGCAAGGATCCGCGGTCGCGGACCATGCTCGAGTTCACCCGGCGGGCGATCGCGCTGCGCGCCGACCACCCGGTGCTGCGCCGTCGCCGGTTCTTCTCCGGCACGACGACGGGCAGCGGCCCGGACCAGATCGAGGACATCGCCTGGTTCACGCCCGCGGCCGAGCCCATGACGGGCGAGGAGTGGGACACCTGGTACGCGAAGGCGGTCATGGTCTTCCTCAACGGCGAGGCGATCAGCGAGCCGGACGAGTATGGCGAGCACGTCGTCGACGACTCGTTCCTGCTCCTGTTCAACGCCGACTCCGAGCCGATCTCGTTCACGCTCCCCGCCGCGAGGTACGGGACCGCGTGGACCGGGGCTCTCGACTCCGACCACACCGTCGAGTCGTGGCAGGTGCTCGCCGCCGGGTCGACGCTCGAGGTGGCCGGCTACTCCCTCGTCGTGCTGTCCCGCCCGAGCGCGACGGACGAGGACGCGGTCCGACCGACGGGTGCGACGACCGACATCTTCACCGACTACGACCCGGCCGCCGAGGCGGGCGGGTCGGACGAGGCCCCCGAGGCATCGGGCGAGGAGGAGCCCGGCGGCACGTCGGCCGGGGGCGACGACGCTGCGAGCAGCGACGAGGCCGCCGAGGGCGAGACCGAGGACGCGGCGCCGGCCGACGGCGCGTCGGACTAGGCGTCCGGCGTCGCGGCGGGCTCCGGCGCGGCCGAGGACGTCGCGTCGGACGACGGCGAGCCGGAGGCGCTCGGGGACTCCGGTGCCGGCGAGCTCGGCTCCGGGGTCGGCTCGCTCGGCGTGGGTGTCGGCGTGCTCGGGTCCGTCGGGCTCGGCGTGGGCTCGGTCGGCGTCGGGGTCGGGGACGGGTCCGTCGGCGTGGGAGTCGGGGACGGACTGGGCGACGGGGTCGTCGGTGACGGCGAGGGCGTCGGCTTGGGCGTCGCCGGCGTGGTCGGGCTCGGCGTCGGCGTCGGGGTCTCCGGACCGGTCGGCGTCGAGGGAGCCGTCGGTGTCGCCGGGGTCGTGGGGGTCGTGGGAAGGGCTGCGGCGAGACGGCGGTACAGCTCCTGCGCGGCGAGCCAGTCGGCGGTGAGCGGGACCGGCGTCACGCTCTTGCCGGACTTGAGGTCGATGCCGCGCGAGAGCATGAACGTGTACGGGTCGACCGACTTGCCGTTGACGTACGTCCCGAAGTGCAGGTGCGGACCCGAGGCGCGTCCCTCGCTGCCGACGAGCGCGATGATCTGACCGGCCTCGACCTGGTCGCCGACCCGGACGAGGACGCCCGGCGCCGCCATGTGGTTGTAAGAGGTCTGCACGCCGTCGCCGTGGTCGACGACGACCGCCCACCCGCTCAGCCCGAACTGGCGGTTGCCGTTGCCGACGTAGCTGACCGTGCCGGCCGAGGCGGCCCGGATCGGGTAGCCGAGCGGTGCGGCGAGGTCGACGCCCGCGTGGAACATCGCGCCGATGACGCCCGCGATCGGACCGCGGAAGCCGTAGCCGGAGACGTAGCGTCCGTTCGGGAGCGGGTTGACCCACCCGTCGTCGCTGACCGTGATGCCCGCCTCGGCGAGCTGCGCCGCGAGGGTGTCGTCGGCGGCAGCCGGCTCGGGGGCCGGCGGCGCCTCGGCGTAGATCGTCGCCTGCGGCCACCACTGGGCGAGGATCGCGAGCTCCTCGGCGAGCGACGGCTCGGGGTCGTGCGGCCGCAGGGGCTCGTCCCACGGCAGGCCGTCGAGCACGTCCGCCTCACCGACCTCGAGGACCGGGGCGGTCGGCGAGGGGCTGAGGACGTGCGGCTGCGTCGGAGCGACGGACGGGGTGGAGGCGGCGGCCGGGTCCGCAGCGACGCGGGTGGTGTCGCCGGTCCCGGGGTTCGGACGGGCCGAGGTCCCGGAGGTCACGGCGACCGAGGTCCCGGTCGACGACGTCCCGGTCGTCGACGGGGTCGGGAGCTGCGCGAACGGCGTGAGCAGGTAGTCGGGGTACACCGACCGGGACGTGGAGGAAGCGGTGCCGGTCCCGCCGGTGGACGGGGTCGTCGACGTGCCCTGACCCGTCACGGTCCGCACGAGCGTCGGGCTCAGGCCCGCGTCGATGCTCGACGACCGTGCCGATGCCGCTGGGAGACCGGCGCTCTCGCGCGCGCCCCCCGGGCCGGCCGACGCGGCCGAGCCGATCCAGCCGACGATCGCGAGGGTCGCTGCCGCGACCGTCACGCTACGCCTCATCGCGATGCGCACGACGTACGCTCCTTACGCTCTGCCCCCGACCGGGATCCGGCCTCGACGGATCCCACGTACCTGGGCAGGGTACCTCCGCGTTCGAGCGGGCACTACCCCTGACCCCCGATCACGTCCGGGCCGGTAGGTTCGTGACATGCCAACGCTCTTCAGCCGCATCATCGACGGCGAGATCCCCGGCCGGTTCGTCTGGTGCGACACCCGGTGCGTCGTCTTCCTCGACGTCTCCCCCGTCACCCCCGGTCACGCGCTCGTCGTGCCGCGGGAGGAGGTGGACCACTGGATCGACGCGTCGCCCGAGCTGCTGGCGCACCTGCACGAGGTGGCCCGCGAGATCGGCGCGGCCCAGCTCGCGGCATTCGGCGGTGAGCGCGCCGGCCTCGTCATCGCCGGATACGGCGTCCCGCACCTGCACCTGCACGTGTTCCCGACGTCCGACATGGCGCCGTTCGCGAACCTCGACGGCGCCCCGGCAGACGAGGACGACCTCGACGCCGCCGCCCGTGCCCTGCGCTCGGCCCTGGTCGAGCGGGGCCACCACGACGTCGTCGAGGCGTCGCTGCTCGCGTCCGCGCGCTAACCGCCGAGCCCGCGCCCGAGCCTGCGCCCGAAAGGCAGGGCTCCGGCTCACGCCACGAGCTGGCACGCCACGAGCTGGATGGTCGGCTCAGCCCTCCGCCAGAGGGCGGCTGCCGGGCCAGGCCTCCAACTGGATGGTCGGCCCGAGCCTGCGCCCAAAAAGCAGGACTCCGGCTCACGCCTCCAACTGGATGGTCGGCCCGAGCCTGCGCCCAGAAAGCGGG encodes:
- a CDS encoding carbohydrate ABC transporter permease, yielding MTIVTSSAPAEIHAPNRPRRITPGRILLILTLTLGLAATLLPFVWMLLGAFKTNAEIMRRPVTWWPQAPTMDNFRAWFVDFDMSRYFFNSVFLALVAVATTLLFCSMVGWALAKLEFPGKRVLIGVVLSTMFVPGIVTLIPTFVLVANFNMVGTYWGMILPGMVGAFGVFLMRQFMLEIPDSLLDAARIDGAGEFRIFGGIVMPLCRAPLATLAIFTFMGSWNGFLWPLIVAQRESLYTLPVALALYTSPTGDKGAEFGLQMAGSVLIIVPVLLVFIAMQKHFVQGIAMTGIK
- a CDS encoding glycoside hydrolase family 3 N-terminal domain-containing protein; translation: MTHPYRDARLPVEARVADLLGRMTLPEKVGQMMQLSAPDGIDAQVLERHVGAILHASPELIARAHRLTEQTRLRIPLLVGEDAIHGHSFCRGATIFPTQLGMAATWSPALVERMARATAREAAATGLHWTFSPVLCLARDLRWGRVNETFGEDPHLVGELASAAVRGYQGDGLHDRTAVLATAKHFAGYSETQGGRDASEADLSQRKLRSWFLPPFERVAREGCGTFMLGYQTIDGVPVTLNDWLLTDVLRGEWDYPGMLVTDWDNVGRMVWEQGLQPDYAHASAAAVRAGNDMIMTTEEFFDGALEAVELGLLTESDLDGAVAHILELKFRLGLFEDRRGPDDAAMASVVGSHQDLNLEIARRSLVLLRNRDVLPLPRDRRLSVAVVGPLAHDAQNQLGDWAGSSGQVADMADGQPREMITTVLDGLRARVPDGWRVTFARGASITTLEPDPEGPLHPDGQPRPPLAVSAPVDPAELAAAVEAAADADVVVAVVGDQIELVGEGCSTATLDLLGGQVALLDALAATGTPVVVVLLASKPLVLPPSALEAAAIVWVANPGMTGGLALAELLLGEIEPTGRLPISFARHVGQQPVYYNQVRGQHGSRYADLTQDPAFAFGEGLSYTSVAYSDLVVTTPVVTPQESVRARVTLTNTGARPALETVQVYLRDVVTSASWADRELKAFTQVDVAPGASVDVDLVLDARDCSIVDGRGRRVVEPGEFHLLVGPSSRPGDLLSSTFHVAAGETS
- a CDS encoding SDR family oxidoreductase, with product MTATHDAPEIDAAPSDPTSTVADPRGIDPADMAVFLRVAQEVAALPSDHPDQVLARRATAGMYKIAKKVRRDERRRDLLDHDRSVIEATATGSPGRIDDETAGLLPSSATGEGRVAGTLRRPQPCYVCKEPFTQVDWFYHQLCPACAALNHAKRDARTDLTGRRALLTGGRAKIGMYIALRLLRDGADLTITTRFPRDAARRFAAMADSADWLHRLHIVGIDLRDPAQVVALADSVAAGGPLDILVNNAAQTVRRTPGAYSALVEAESIDLPDDPDVPTITFGRTSAAHPAMLAGSVTDLPSTSLAPGGVARAALDAASASLERHLAGTAIDAGGLLPDEVDHNSWVATVEQVDPMELLEVQLCNSTAPFILLSRLRPALGSTATGRAYVVNVSAMEGVFSRGYKGPGHPHTNMAKAAVNMLTRTSAGELAEHGIYMTSVDTGWITDERPHTTKLRLAEEGFHAPLDLVDGAARVYDPIVRGEAGELLHGCFLKDYAKADW
- a CDS encoding alpha/beta-hydrolase family protein, with translation MSRTPAARAWWAAPWGGLLRFGESLSLAGLLVGVLALAASTQPSLVPRGWVFQGVISGLSLLVGYVAGVLARWLLRVLGLARILPVAWYRPAHRIALGVLAVVAVVALTAGAAAQRRLTLLWGLEPIPGGAHALGAFLLGLALAVLLLLAARALRAGAGALGRLLGRWVPRPVSAVVSFVVVGALVVTIVNGLFHELVLGSITPGFQARDSDVPDGYAPPAAPERSGSAASAQTWDTLGYQGRIFVAGGPSTEEITAVTGEAAMTPIRVYAGLASQDAAGGDVDLDALAAEVVAELDRTNAWERSVVVVTTATGTGWVDPLSAAAVEYVTNGDVATASMQYSYNPSWVTLVLDLDRPRVAGQELFDAVSERWLELPEDSRPLLLSSGVSLGSFGSQSSFTSEASIAARSDGAVWAGTPYFTQLWSRFTADRDPGSVQKHPVLDAGASVRWGTESSGDQGFEDLGPADGARIAYLQHPSDGVVWWWLPTFWSKDDWFDEPRQGDVLDGIRWWPVITGLQLMGDQFAAGSPTVPLGHGHNYGGEYVDAWSWATGRSLSQEQLAPIRDAVDATPRDG
- the glgX gene encoding glycogen debranching protein GlgX, with amino-acid sequence MRIWPGHSYPLGATYDGNGTNFALFSSIAERIELCLIDDDGAEERVEVTEVDAFVWHVYLPSVQPGQRYGYRVHGPYAPERGMWCNPAKLLIDPYAKALDGEVDGDPSLLSYPAGGRPEAGAEPTDSDSLGHTMYSVVHNPFFDWGHDHPPAHEYHRSVIYEAHVRGMTMLHPAVPEDLRGTYAGIAHPAVIEHLRSLGVTAIELMPVHQFVDDSTLREKGLSNYWGYNTIGFFAPHNAYAARGTRGQQVPEFKAMVKALHEADIEVILDVVYNHTAEGNHMGPTLSFRGIDNPAYYRLVDSDPIHYFDTTGTGNSLLMRSPHVLQLIMDSLRYWVSEMHVDGFRFDLAATLARQFHEVDRLSAFFDLVQQDPVISQVKLIAEPWDLGEGGYQVGGFPPLWTEWNGAYRDTVRDFWRGAPHTLGEFANRLAGSSDLYEHTGRKPIASINFVTAHDGFTLADLVSYDEKHNEANLEGGNDGESHNRSWNSGAEGPTDDPAILELRARRARSLMGTLLLSQGVPMIAHGDELGRTQRGNNNVYCQDNELSWMDWSKDPRSRTMLEFTRRAIALRADHPVLRRRRFFSGTTTGSGPDQIEDIAWFTPAAEPMTGEEWDTWYAKAVMVFLNGEAISEPDEYGEHVVDDSFLLLFNADSEPISFTLPAARYGTAWTGALDSDHTVESWQVLAAGSTLEVAGYSLVVLSRPSATDEDAVRPTGATTDIFTDYDPAAEAGGSDEAPEASGEEEPGGTSAGGDDAASSDEAAEGETEDAAPADGASD